One window of Novosphingobium sp. 9U genomic DNA carries:
- a CDS encoding glycosyl hydrolase family 8 produces MVVDRRKFSLGLVVALTAAACSTGVQSYAEPAGGWWRIYRQRFLDRSGRIVDTGNGGISHSEGQGYGMILAALSEDREAFAAMLRWTEATLGGDDLYAWRYDPRQAKPVGDPNNATDGDMLIAWALALAGERWKTSAYLERSAAIRAAIRRDCVAERFGRQLLLPGRAGFASAAEVTVNPSYYVWPALDTFARLDGTATWSGVISSGEALLRQARFGPLHLPCDWVAVTGPAAVAPARDKPARFGYDAIRVPLYALMGGRKALTSDVAAWWGAVLSQRRPVPAWIDVVTGEEAPYALSSGGAAIVARLTGSPPPVQLDSDYFSASLQMLAGARL; encoded by the coding sequence ATGGTCGTTGATCGGCGCAAGTTCTCGCTCGGCCTGGTGGTCGCGCTGACCGCGGCCGCCTGCAGCACCGGCGTGCAGAGCTATGCCGAGCCGGCCGGTGGCTGGTGGCGGATCTATCGCCAGCGCTTCCTCGATCGCTCGGGTCGCATCGTCGACACCGGCAATGGCGGCATCAGCCACTCCGAAGGGCAGGGCTACGGCATGATCCTGGCCGCGCTGTCCGAGGACCGCGAGGCTTTTGCCGCCATGCTGCGCTGGACCGAAGCGACGCTGGGCGGCGACGATCTCTACGCGTGGCGCTACGATCCACGGCAGGCGAAGCCGGTGGGCGATCCCAACAACGCCACCGATGGTGACATGCTGATCGCCTGGGCCCTGGCGCTGGCGGGCGAGCGGTGGAAGACCAGTGCTTATCTCGAACGCTCCGCGGCCATCCGCGCCGCGATCCGGCGCGACTGCGTGGCCGAACGGTTCGGTCGCCAGCTGCTCCTGCCGGGACGAGCGGGTTTCGCGAGCGCTGCGGAGGTCACGGTCAACCCTTCGTACTACGTGTGGCCCGCGCTCGACACCTTCGCCCGGCTCGACGGCACGGCGACTTGGAGCGGCGTGATCTCCAGCGGCGAGGCGCTGCTGCGCCAGGCTCGCTTCGGGCCGCTACACCTGCCGTGCGACTGGGTGGCCGTGACCGGTCCCGCTGCGGTGGCACCCGCGCGCGACAAGCCGGCGCGCTTTGGATACGACGCCATCCGCGTGCCGCTCTATGCGCTGATGGGCGGACGCAAGGCGCTGACGAGCGATGTCGCGGCGTGGTGGGGCGCGGTCCTGAGCCAGCGCCGACCGGTGCCGGCCTGGATCGACGTCGTCACCGGCGAAGAGGCGCCTTATGCGCTGTCGAGCGGAGGCGCCGCGATCGTTGCCCGCCTAACCGGCTCACCGCCGCCGGTGCAGCTCGATTCGGACTACTTCTCCGCCTCGCTGCAGATGCTGGCGGGCGCGCGGCTGTAA